The Deinococcus carri genome contains a region encoding:
- a CDS encoding HD domain-containing phosphohydrolase, with amino-acid sequence MFRRSRPQPAPTPGPDPRKSAALPPAETPDAARVLADLLSRPTPEGILEGALAQAVTLLGGQAQGYAVLRRGQDRVAAVFGYPRPLIGTALSGPWANMRPRLLTDGSRELYGLNPPEVVTLLDQAGMRDVPLSLVVPLSDRGRNLGALVLDRTSPEGISPVQQEAVTRWAGSVAPLLGLLDSRDEWRQATRQLASSLVEAVESRDFDSVGHGQAVTETALRLGRAVGLAERELEELWYAAMLHDIGKIQDEAGHAQIGANFLHGVPHLAQAQKAIRHHHERWDGAGEPDRLEGEDIPLYARILAVANASVHAGDLGRVKAQAGTELDPRLVGLLEKVSQDG; translated from the coding sequence GTGTTCCGACGCTCCCGTCCGCAGCCCGCGCCGACGCCCGGGCCTGACCCCCGCAAGTCCGCTGCCCTGCCGCCTGCGGAGACGCCCGACGCGGCCCGCGTGCTGGCAGACCTTCTGTCGCGGCCCACGCCCGAGGGCATCCTGGAGGGTGCCCTGGCCCAGGCCGTCACGCTGCTGGGGGGACAGGCCCAGGGCTACGCCGTGCTGCGCCGGGGGCAGGACCGGGTAGCGGCGGTGTTCGGCTATCCCAGGCCCCTGATCGGTACGGCCCTGAGTGGCCCCTGGGCCAACATGCGGCCCCGCCTCCTGACCGACGGCAGCCGCGAGCTGTACGGCCTGAACCCGCCGGAGGTGGTCACGCTGCTGGACCAGGCCGGGATGCGGGACGTGCCCTTGTCGCTGGTCGTGCCGCTCAGCGACCGGGGCCGTAACCTGGGCGCGCTGGTGCTGGACCGGACCTCCCCGGAGGGGATCTCGCCTGTCCAGCAAGAGGCGGTGACCCGCTGGGCAGGATCGGTCGCGCCGCTGCTGGGTCTGCTGGACTCGCGCGACGAGTGGCGGCAGGCCACCCGCCAGCTGGCCTCGTCGCTGGTCGAGGCGGTCGAGAGCCGCGACTTCGACAGCGTGGGCCACGGACAGGCGGTCACGGAAACGGCCCTGCGGCTGGGGCGCGCGGTGGGTCTGGCCGAGCGCGAGCTGGAGGAGCTGTGGTACGCCGCGATGCTCCACGACATCGGCAAGATTCAGGACGAGGCAGGGCACGCCCAGATCGGCGCGAACTTCCTGCATGGCGTCCCCCACCTCGCGCAGGCCCAGAAGGCCATCCGCCACCACCACGAACGCTGGGACGGCGCGGGGGAACCCGACCGGCTGGAGGGTGAGGATATTCCCCTCTATGCCCGCATTCTGGCGGTCGCCAACGCCTCCGTGCACGCGGGGGACCTGGGGCGCGTGAAGGCCCAGGCGGGAACGGAACTCGACCCGCGGCTGGTCGGCCTGCTGGAAAAAGTCTCGCAGGACGGATAA
- a CDS encoding aminoglycoside phosphotransferase family protein, which produces MTPGGLPSHRFPVLEARFGPLSPMDTGMQSRVYAAPGGEVVVKVYRNHQGEHRLEAQNMRRADLGAWVVDTVEADGIEALILRRFPGHPLRAQDIPAALPRLREILGALHQDREGWVDLGRVRERLKRFRSALAAYPLDDLFDAVEEPLERGLLDQPAAFCHLDLWHDNILIAQENEVLVIDWTKAAWDDPLRDLALLKTGTLDLLGMDASLDAALTFLPDHAPATLTRLRAYLAHTYLHDLYWFLMNEPYEFDRQCRLKLPRARHVLARLPGEAGMSHG; this is translated from the coding sequence GTGACTCCGGGCGGCCTGCCATCTCACCGTTTTCCCGTGCTGGAAGCCCGCTTCGGTCCCCTGTCCCCGATGGACACCGGGATGCAGAGCCGGGTGTACGCGGCCCCCGGCGGCGAGGTGGTGGTCAAGGTGTACCGCAACCACCAGGGTGAGCACCGCCTGGAGGCCCAGAACATGCGCCGCGCCGACCTGGGGGCCTGGGTGGTGGACACCGTGGAGGCCGACGGGATCGAGGCCCTGATTCTGCGCCGCTTCCCCGGCCACCCGCTGCGGGCGCAGGACATCCCTGCCGCCCTGCCCCGCCTGCGCGAGATTCTGGGCGCACTCCACCAGGACCGCGAGGGCTGGGTGGACCTGGGGCGGGTGCGCGAGCGCCTGAAACGCTTTCGCAGCGCGCTGGCGGCCTATCCCCTCGACGACCTGTTCGATGCGGTGGAGGAACCGCTGGAACGTGGCCTGCTCGACCAGCCCGCGGCGTTCTGCCACCTCGACCTCTGGCACGACAACATCCTGATCGCGCAGGAAAACGAGGTGCTGGTCATCGACTGGACCAAGGCCGCCTGGGACGACCCGCTGCGCGACCTGGCCCTGCTCAAGACCGGCACGCTCGACCTGCTGGGCATGGACGCCAGCCTGGACGCCGCCCTGACTTTCCTGCCCGACCACGCGCCCGCCACCCTGACCCGCCTGCGGGCCTACCTGGCCCACACCTACCTGCACGACCTGTACTGGTTCCTGATGAACGAACCCTACGAGTTCGACCGCCAGTGCCGCCTGAAGCTGCCGCGGGCGCGGCATGTGCTGGCGCGGCTGCCGGGGGAGGCAGGGATGAGTCATGGGTGA
- the upp gene encoding uracil phosphoribosyltransferase, which produces MLTVVTHPLVQHKLSLMRDVHTGVKEFRELAAEVSMLLAYEAMRDLELEPTRLQTPIQEGEFPMLSGKKLALVAILRAGLIMTDAIVNLVPAAKVGHIGLYRDPQTLQPVAYYNKLPADIAERRVFLTDPMLATGGSAAAAIAFLKAAGAQSIKLMSILAAPEGIAVIEREHPDVDIVTAAVDERLNDHGYIVPGLGDAGDRIYGTK; this is translated from the coding sequence ATGCTCACGGTCGTCACCCATCCCCTCGTCCAACACAAGCTCTCCCTGATGCGTGACGTTCACACCGGGGTCAAGGAGTTCCGCGAGCTGGCCGCCGAGGTGTCCATGCTGCTCGCCTACGAGGCGATGCGCGACCTGGAACTGGAACCCACGCGCCTGCAAACGCCCATCCAGGAGGGCGAGTTCCCGATGCTCAGCGGCAAGAAGCTGGCGCTGGTCGCCATCCTGCGCGCGGGGCTGATCATGACCGACGCCATCGTGAATCTGGTGCCCGCCGCCAAGGTGGGGCATATCGGTCTGTACCGCGATCCGCAGACTTTGCAGCCCGTCGCGTACTACAACAAGCTGCCCGCCGACATCGCCGAGCGCCGGGTGTTTCTCACCGACCCGATGCTCGCCACCGGGGGCAGCGCCGCGGCCGCCATCGCCTTCCTGAAGGCGGCGGGTGCCCAGAGCATCAAGCTGATGTCCATCCTCGCCGCGCCGGAGGGCATCGCCGTGATCGAGCGCGAACATCCCGACGTGGACATCGTGACGGCCGCCGTGGACGAGCGCCTGAACGACCACGGCTACATCGTGCCGGGGCTGGGCGACGCGGGCGACCGGATTTACGGGACGAAGTAG
- a CDS encoding MraY family glycosyltransferase, with protein sequence MESLKALAAQFGIADLFGRGFLSVLLTFLTAWVFTWRFIPPVREFAIKVGWADMPNARRLNKEPLANAGGLAIFAGFLVSVVVAWALRPIVIEQVNIQVLAILLGAAVLVLVGFIDDQYELSPAFRLLVQALAAVLLIVNGLRIDFNAIPFLPVLPHAVNAPLSVLLTILWIVGLTNAMNLLDGVDGVVGGVAFVACMVLLVTAAQFTDRAAAVVLLAGLAGAALGYLRHNFNPSRIIMGDAGSNLFGYTLAAVSLLGTLKVSAGASLLVPLLVMALPILDTTQVVIGRMARGIRNPLGHPDKTHIHHRVLARTSSARRTAVILWLVALVCGVIGMLAQGVPLPAIVGTVVAVLLCLWFVAHRRVRALGREAAARAPGQSG encoded by the coding sequence ATGGAGTCCCTCAAGGCCCTCGCGGCGCAATTCGGTATCGCGGATCTGTTCGGGCGCGGTTTTCTCAGCGTGCTGCTCACGTTCCTGACGGCGTGGGTGTTTACCTGGCGGTTCATTCCCCCGGTGCGGGAGTTCGCCATCAAGGTCGGGTGGGCCGATATGCCCAACGCCCGGCGGCTCAACAAGGAACCGCTCGCCAACGCGGGAGGCCTGGCGATCTTCGCGGGCTTTCTGGTGAGTGTGGTGGTCGCCTGGGCGCTGCGGCCCATCGTGATCGAGCAGGTGAATATTCAGGTGCTGGCGATCCTGCTGGGCGCGGCGGTGCTGGTGCTGGTGGGGTTCATCGACGACCAGTACGAGCTGTCTCCGGCCTTCCGGCTGCTGGTGCAGGCGCTGGCGGCGGTGCTGCTGATCGTGAACGGGCTGAGGATCGATTTCAACGCCATCCCGTTTCTGCCCGTGCTGCCGCACGCGGTCAATGCGCCCCTCAGCGTCCTGCTCACCATCCTGTGGATCGTCGGCCTGACGAATGCCATGAACCTGCTCGACGGCGTGGACGGCGTGGTGGGTGGCGTGGCCTTCGTGGCCTGCATGGTGCTGCTGGTCACCGCCGCCCAGTTTACCGACCGGGCTGCGGCGGTGGTGCTGCTGGCGGGCCTGGCGGGGGCCGCGCTGGGCTACCTGCGCCACAACTTCAACCCCAGCCGCATCATCATGGGGGACGCGGGCAGCAACCTCTTCGGGTACACGCTGGCCGCCGTGAGCCTGCTGGGCACCCTCAAGGTGAGCGCGGGGGCCAGCCTGCTGGTGCCCCTGCTGGTGATGGCGCTGCCCATCCTCGACACCACCCAGGTCGTCATCGGGCGGATGGCGCGCGGCATCCGCAATCCCCTCGGCCACCCCGACAAGACCCACATCCACCACCGCGTGCTGGCCCGCACCTCCTCGGCCCGCCGCACCGCCGTGATTCTGTGGCTGGTGGCGCTGGTCTGCGGCGTGATTGGGATGCTGGCGCAGGGTGTGCCGCTTCCCGCGATTGTGGGGACGGTGGTGGCCGTGCTGCTGTGCCTGTGGTTCGTGGCCCACCGCCGGGTGCGGGCGCTGGGCCGGGAAGCAGCGGCCCGCGCCCCCGGCCAGAGCGGCTGA
- the wecB gene encoding non-hydrolyzing UDP-N-acetylglucosamine 2-epimerase, producing MTDPARSAAPKRIVLAFGTRPEATKMAPVYAAIQAQPGLTPLILSTGQQRQMLDEALAVFGLTPDEDLNVMTDRQTLADLTGRIVPQAGRKLREMGADMVLVHGDTTTSFCVALSAFYEGIPVGHVEAGLRSGNMREPFPEEANRRLTGVLSTLDFAPTPGSRANLRREGKAEEGLFVTGQTAVDAVREVAGRVALRPEWQSRLDAGQRLVTVTMHRRENLPVMVGMARALADVARAHPDTHFVYPVHLNPAVQEAVRPALGALPNFELTEPLDYAQMAPLMAASTLLATDSGGLQEEGAALGVPVAVLRNVTERPEGVEAGVLTLAGNDPETLRAVLNGLLDDEAGLARMRAARNPYGDGQASGRIAQAIAWYFGLAGRPADWV from the coding sequence ATGACCGACCCCGCCCGCTCCGCTGCCCCCAAGCGCATCGTCCTCGCCTTCGGCACCCGGCCCGAGGCGACCAAGATGGCCCCCGTGTACGCGGCGATTCAGGCGCAGCCAGGCCTGACGCCCCTCATCCTCTCGACCGGGCAGCAGCGCCAGATGCTCGACGAGGCGCTGGCCGTCTTCGGCCTGACCCCCGACGAGGACCTGAACGTGATGACCGACCGGCAGACCCTCGCGGACCTGACCGGGCGCATCGTGCCCCAGGCCGGGCGCAAGCTGCGCGAGATGGGCGCGGACATGGTGCTGGTCCACGGCGACACCACCACCTCCTTCTGCGTGGCCCTCAGCGCCTTTTACGAGGGCATTCCGGTCGGGCACGTCGAGGCGGGGCTGCGCAGCGGCAACATGCGCGAACCCTTTCCCGAGGAGGCCAACCGCCGCCTGACCGGGGTTCTCTCCACGCTGGACTTCGCGCCCACGCCGGGCAGCCGCGCGAACCTGCGGCGCGAGGGCAAGGCGGAAGAGGGCCTCTTCGTGACCGGGCAGACCGCCGTGGACGCCGTGCGCGAGGTGGCGGGGCGGGTGGCCCTGCGGCCCGAATGGCAATCCAGACTGGACGCCGGGCAACGGCTGGTGACGGTGACGATGCACCGCCGCGAGAACCTGCCCGTGATGGTGGGGATGGCGCGGGCGCTGGCGGACGTGGCGCGTGCCCACCCGGACACCCATTTCGTATACCCGGTCCACCTGAACCCCGCCGTGCAGGAGGCGGTGCGCCCGGCCCTGGGGGCGCTGCCCAACTTCGAACTCACCGAGCCGCTCGACTACGCGCAGATGGCCCCGCTGATGGCGGCCTCCACGCTGCTCGCCACCGACAGCGGCGGCCTCCAGGAGGAAGGGGCCGCGCTGGGCGTGCCCGTCGCCGTGCTGCGCAACGTGACCGAGCGGCCCGAGGGCGTCGAGGCGGGCGTGCTGACCCTCGCCGGGAACGACCCGGAGACGCTGCGCGCCGTGCTGAACGGCCTGCTGGACGACGAGGCGGGGCTGGCCCGGATGCGCGCCGCCCGCAATCCCTACGGGGACGGCCAGGCGTCCGGCCGCATCGCGCAGGCCATTGCCTGGTACTTCGGGCTGGCGGGGCGGCCCGCCGACTGGGTGTGA
- a CDS encoding diacylglycerol kinase family protein, whose protein sequence is MTSAPSARPLSQRTYAVVLNPTAGRGLARREWPRLEAELRARGLPFELLSEASGAAALARVQALPPDVAVLAVGGDGTVGALLPALVGPAGGGGGRPLGIVPLGSGNDFAGLLGLKAGDFASALDRLAFAPRQVDALRATILGGDGAGTSHLLLNGLGMGFDAQVTALTLRAPARLSGFGRYAWAALAALRELTLTPVQVEVDGQALYAGPSCLAAVMNGTRYGGGFHISPASDPRDGRLNALASGPVTRAQLLGLMARVLPGRHLGHPRVHHAAGHTATVTWARPTYLHLDGDLAGQVTGVRVEVLPGAVTLLNG, encoded by the coding sequence GTGACCTCTGCACCTTCTGCCCGCCCCCTCTCCCAACGGACCTACGCCGTCGTGCTCAACCCCACCGCCGGGCGCGGCCTGGCCCGGCGCGAGTGGCCCCGTCTGGAGGCTGAATTGCGCGCCCGCGGTCTGCCCTTCGAGCTGCTCAGCGAGGCCAGTGGCGCGGCGGCCCTGGCCCGCGTGCAGGCGCTCCCGCCTGACGTGGCGGTGCTGGCGGTGGGGGGCGATGGCACGGTGGGGGCGCTGCTGCCCGCGCTGGTCGGCCCTGCTGGTGGGGGAGGGGGGCGGCCGCTGGGCATCGTGCCGCTGGGCAGCGGGAACGATTTCGCGGGCCTGCTGGGGTTGAAGGCGGGCGACTTCGCCTCTGCCCTCGACCGCCTCGCCTTTGCCCCCCGGCAGGTGGACGCCCTGCGCGCGACCATCCTGGGTGGGGACGGGGCGGGCACCTCGCATCTGCTGCTCAACGGCCTGGGCATGGGCTTTGACGCGCAGGTGACGGCGCTGACCTTGCGCGCCCCGGCGCGGCTGTCGGGCTTCGGGCGCTATGCCTGGGCCGCCCTCGCCGCGCTGCGCGAGCTGACCCTGACGCCCGTGCAGGTGGAGGTGGACGGCCAGGCCCTCTACGCCGGCCCCAGTTGCCTCGCCGCCGTGATGAACGGCACCCGCTACGGCGGCGGCTTTCACATCAGCCCCGCCTCCGACCCCCGCGACGGTCGGCTGAATGCCCTGGCGAGCGGCCCCGTCACCCGCGCGCAACTCCTGGGTCTGATGGCCCGCGTGCTGCCCGGCCGCCACCTGGGCCACCCCCGCGTTCACCACGCCGCGGGCCACACCGCGACCGTCACCTGGGCACGCCCCACCTACCTGCACCTCGACGGCGACCTCGCCGGGCAGGTGACGGGGGTGCGGGTGGAGGTGCTGCCGGGAGCGGTGACGCTGCTCAATGGGTAG
- a CDS encoding tetratricopeptide repeat protein, which produces MRAHLTRPAFVTLALALAVSASAQSVQAAQSLYDQGKWQEAATAAAALNTSAGLALAAEATTAGAGLSPDSQKKALFEKAQGYARQAIALDKNNADAYFELARAQGRLAQFVGILQSLNLAGDVKKNLDQAIRLQPNMAGAYVALGLWNANLVSKGGAATFLTGAKKAQIAPNFEKAIALEPNVAVHRIEYANALLLTGNKAGAVAQLQKAVTLPADTFWEKRDLDAAKAQLAKLQ; this is translated from the coding sequence ATGCGCGCACACCTCACCCGTCCGGCTTTCGTGACCCTTGCCCTTGCCCTCGCCGTCAGTGCCAGCGCCCAGAGCGTCCAGGCCGCCCAGTCCCTCTACGACCAGGGCAAGTGGCAGGAGGCCGCGACCGCCGCCGCCGCCCTGAACACCAGCGCGGGCCTTGCGCTGGCCGCCGAGGCCACCACCGCGGGCGCGGGCCTCAGCCCCGACAGCCAGAAAAAGGCGCTGTTCGAAAAGGCCCAGGGCTACGCGCGGCAGGCCATCGCCCTCGACAAGAACAACGCGGACGCCTACTTCGAGCTGGCGCGCGCCCAGGGCCGCCTGGCGCAGTTCGTGGGCATCCTCCAGAGCCTGAACCTCGCCGGGGACGTGAAGAAGAACCTCGATCAGGCCATCCGGCTCCAACCCAACATGGCCGGGGCCTACGTGGCACTGGGGCTGTGGAACGCCAACCTGGTCAGCAAGGGCGGCGCGGCCACCTTCCTGACCGGGGCGAAAAAGGCCCAGATTGCGCCCAACTTCGAAAAGGCCATCGCGCTGGAGCCGAACGTCGCCGTTCACCGCATCGAGTACGCCAATGCCCTGCTCCTGACCGGCAACAAGGCCGGGGCCGTCGCCCAGCTTCAGAAGGCCGTGACGCTCCCCGCCGACACCTTCTGGGAGAAGCGCGACCTGGACGCGGCGAAGGCGCAGCTCGCCAAGTTGCAGTAA
- the msrP gene encoding protein-methionine-sulfoxide reductase catalytic subunit MsrP yields MPGMPPEFPETPDLPDTETPETTNPVPPRREFLKNAALFTGTVALLGGGLEVLTRRPGALAEGEPGELLAQARRPLGPYDTSEAVTPYAQATTYNNFYEFGTGKDDPARLAGSLRTRPWTVIIDGEVKKPVKVDIDTLQSWFPLEDRIYRMRCVEGWSMVMPWLGFPLAALLRRVEPNSHAKYVKFTALDDPKQFPGQRSSVLDWPYVEGLRLDEALHPLTFMAVGLQGRVLPNQNGAPLRLVVPWKYGFKSIKSVVRITLTREQPKTTWALAAPDEYGFYANVNPAVPHPRWSQATERRIGELRRRPTLPFNGYAEQVAHLYKGMDLRRFF; encoded by the coding sequence ATGCCCGGAATGCCCCCCGAGTTTCCCGAGACGCCCGACCTCCCCGACACGGAAACCCCCGAAACCACCAACCCGGTGCCCCCGCGCCGCGAGTTTCTCAAGAATGCCGCCCTCTTCACCGGCACGGTGGCCCTGCTGGGTGGTGGCCTGGAAGTCCTGACCCGCCGCCCCGGCGCGCTGGCCGAGGGCGAGCCGGGCGAGCTGCTGGCCCAGGCCCGGCGGCCCCTCGGCCCCTACGACACCTCCGAGGCGGTCACGCCCTACGCCCAGGCCACCACCTACAACAACTTCTACGAGTTCGGCACGGGCAAGGACGACCCCGCCCGCCTCGCCGGAAGCCTGAGAACCCGCCCGTGGACCGTGATCATCGACGGCGAGGTCAAGAAGCCGGTGAAGGTGGACATCGATACCCTCCAGTCCTGGTTCCCGCTCGAAGACCGCATCTACCGTATGCGCTGCGTGGAGGGCTGGTCGATGGTGATGCCCTGGCTGGGCTTTCCGCTGGCCGCGCTGCTGCGCCGGGTAGAGCCGAACAGCCACGCCAAATACGTGAAGTTCACCGCCCTCGACGACCCCAAACAGTTTCCCGGCCAGCGCAGCAGCGTCCTCGACTGGCCCTACGTGGAGGGACTGCGGCTGGACGAGGCGCTGCACCCCCTCACCTTCATGGCGGTGGGTCTCCAGGGGCGCGTGCTGCCCAACCAGAACGGCGCGCCGCTGCGGCTGGTGGTGCCCTGGAAGTACGGCTTCAAGAGCATCAAATCCGTCGTCCGCATCACGCTGACGCGCGAGCAGCCCAAGACCACCTGGGCGCTGGCGGCCCCCGACGAGTACGGCTTCTACGCCAACGTGAACCCGGCGGTGCCGCACCCCCGCTGGAGCCAGGCGACCGAACGCCGCATCGGTGAACTGCGCCGCCGCCCCACGCTTCCCTTCAACGGCTACGCCGAGCAGGTGGCGCACCTGTACAAGGGGATGGACCTGCGCCGCTTCTTCTGA
- a CDS encoding protein-methionine-sulfoxide reductase heme-binding subunit MsrQ — MVVGGLLPVAVLLLDAGSGALGANPVQRAILQSGQLALALLLLSLACTPLRRLTGWTWPARIRKALGLLAFVYALLHFGLYLFDHGFTPDVVLEDVLKRPFVTVGFAALVLLLPLALTSTRDAVRRLGFLRWQRLHRLVYAAALLGVLHYWWGVKKDHTAPLIAALVLAALLAARLLRQRRGRARSGS, encoded by the coding sequence GTGGTGGTGGGCGGGCTGCTGCCGGTGGCCGTGCTGCTGCTGGATGCCGGGAGCGGGGCGCTGGGAGCCAACCCGGTCCAGCGCGCCATCCTGCAAAGCGGGCAACTGGCGCTGGCGCTGCTGCTGCTCTCGTTGGCCTGCACGCCCCTGCGCCGCCTGACGGGCTGGACCTGGCCCGCGCGCATCCGCAAGGCACTGGGGCTGCTGGCCTTCGTGTATGCCCTGCTGCACTTCGGTCTGTATCTCTTCGACCACGGCTTCACGCCGGACGTGGTGCTGGAAGACGTGCTGAAGCGGCCCTTCGTGACGGTGGGGTTCGCGGCGCTGGTGCTGCTGCTTCCCCTGGCCCTGACCAGCACCCGGGACGCCGTGCGCCGCCTGGGCTTTTTGCGCTGGCAGCGCCTGCACCGGCTGGTGTACGCCGCCGCCCTGCTGGGCGTGCTGCACTACTGGTGGGGCGTGAAAAAGGACCACACCGCCCCGCTGATAGCGGCCCTGGTCCTCGCCGCGCTGCTGGCCGCGCGCCTGCTGCGGCAGCGGCGGGGGAGGGCGCGCTCCGGTTCCTGA
- a CDS encoding DUF3208 domain-containing protein, with the protein MSTPDEHGEAGGRAAVRLLQGYLWHPSHADVDLEHYLPHELDDAHVLWDTVTPPFAFFENGEPTAGQTFYQFTVLGVYDDKPNGDALHANAEAASQALGPLLDATPPGVGWQLWEDLREL; encoded by the coding sequence ATGAGCACCCCAGACGAGCACGGGGAGGCGGGAGGTCGCGCCGCCGTGCGCCTGCTTCAGGGCTACCTCTGGCACCCCAGTCACGCCGACGTGGACCTGGAACACTACCTGCCCCATGAGCTGGACGACGCCCACGTGCTGTGGGACACGGTCACGCCGCCCTTCGCCTTTTTCGAGAACGGCGAGCCGACTGCCGGCCAGACCTTCTACCAGTTCACGGTGTTGGGTGTCTACGACGACAAGCCGAACGGCGACGCCCTGCACGCCAACGCCGAGGCCGCCAGCCAGGCGCTGGGGCCGCTGCTGGACGCCACCCCCCCTGGCGTCGGCTGGCAGCTCTGGGAGGACCTGCGCGAGCTATGA
- a CDS encoding transcriptional regulator — MTGAPEPQAPEGPVVAIPVYADVSELELGLMVAVCRLCGGEGATRTVNRSRASIVTAGGLVSTPHVLYAALPEPAGLLLPGGPGAQKAARDPLLREFLARHAALPTGASGSGLLLLGEAGVLRDRVVGGPADLADTLWGHAPAEVRPGEVVTDGPLTTTPGGLPALHAALAVAAHLWGEEAARDAARRLGHP; from the coding sequence ATGACCGGTGCCCCCGAGCCGCAGGCCCCCGAGGGTCCCGTGGTCGCCATTCCCGTCTACGCGGACGTCAGCGAGCTGGAACTGGGGCTGATGGTCGCTGTCTGCCGCCTGTGCGGGGGCGAGGGAGCCACCCGCACCGTAAACCGCTCGCGGGCCAGCATCGTGACTGCCGGGGGGCTGGTCAGCACGCCGCACGTGCTGTATGCCGCCCTGCCCGAGCCGGCGGGCCTGCTTCTTCCCGGCGGCCCTGGCGCGCAAAAGGCGGCCCGCGACCCCCTGCTGCGTGAGTTCCTGGCCCGCCACGCCGCGCTTCCCACCGGCGCGAGCGGCAGCGGCCTGCTCCTGCTGGGCGAGGCGGGCGTGCTGCGGGACCGGGTGGTGGGCGGCCCCGCCGACCTGGCCGATACCCTCTGGGGCCATGCCCCCGCCGAGGTGCGCCCCGGCGAGGTCGTTACCGATGGACCGCTGACCACCACGCCCGGCGGCCTGCCCGCCCTGCACGCGGCCCTGGCCGTCGCCGCCCACCTCTGGGGCGAGGAGGCTGCACGCGACGCCGCCCGCCGCCTGGGCCACCCCTAA
- a CDS encoding NAD(P)/FAD-dependent oxidoreductase yields MQSEPPPPTDILVLGGGPAGLHAAFYAAWRGLSVRVLEARGEVGGQLMALYPDKVIYDAPGTPQVRAAELVAALVAQLAPLNVDLRTGEVARSLEPDGQGGWVVGTDGGRYRAGAVILAAGMGALLPREVRVPGTETHPDVRTDLPDPASLTGRRLLVVGGVPQATRAVLELAEAGATVALTHRRAGFRGDPQMLARLEAAREAGRVHVLAPAVLTCLTPQGAEVTVGGDTVEVQADTVLVLNGYLPDLSPLLGWPLGWEGEYVPDSSGGQTALPGVYVVGDLARSGGDFKLLSLAFAQAAIAANHATHHVRPDLKVRPGHSSERGGYPEDRSQG; encoded by the coding sequence ATGCAGAGCGAGCCGCCCCCACCCACCGACATCCTGGTTCTCGGCGGCGGCCCGGCGGGACTGCACGCGGCCTTTTACGCGGCGTGGCGGGGCCTGAGCGTGCGCGTGCTGGAGGCGCGGGGCGAGGTCGGCGGGCAACTGATGGCGCTGTACCCCGACAAGGTGATCTACGATGCGCCGGGCACGCCCCAGGTGCGAGCCGCGGAACTGGTGGCGGCACTGGTCGCCCAACTGGCACCGCTGAATGTAGACCTCCGCACCGGCGAGGTAGCCCGTAGCCTCGAACCGGACGGCCAGGGTGGCTGGGTGGTCGGCACGGACGGCGGCAGGTACAGGGCGGGAGCTGTCATTCTGGCCGCAGGCATGGGAGCACTCCTCCCGCGTGAGGTGCGGGTGCCCGGCACGGAGACTCACCCGGACGTGAGAACGGACCTGCCCGACCCGGCCAGCCTCACGGGAAGGCGGTTGCTGGTCGTGGGGGGCGTGCCCCAGGCGACACGGGCGGTTCTGGAACTGGCCGAGGCTGGTGCGACGGTTGCCCTCACGCATCGGCGGGCGGGCTTCCGGGGCGACCCACAAATGCTCGCGCGGCTGGAGGCAGCGCGGGAAGCGGGCCGCGTCCATGTCCTGGCCCCCGCGGTACTGACCTGCCTCACCCCGCAGGGAGCAGAGGTGACGGTGGGCGGCGACACGGTGGAGGTCCAGGCCGATACCGTGCTGGTTCTGAACGGCTACCTGCCCGACCTCTCCCCCCTGCTGGGCTGGCCGCTGGGCTGGGAGGGCGAGTACGTGCCGGACAGCTCCGGCGGCCAGACGGCCCTGCCGGGCGTCTACGTGGTGGGCGACCTCGCTCGCTCGGGCGGGGACTTCAAGCTGCTCTCGCTGGCCTTTGCCCAGGCCGCCATCGCCGCCAACCACGCCACGCATCATGTGCGGCCCGACCTGAAGGTGCGCCCGGGGCACAGCAGCGAGCGGGGCGGGTACCCGGAGGACAGGAGCCAGGGCTAG